The Amphiura filiformis chromosome 8, Afil_fr2py, whole genome shotgun sequence genomic sequence tattttaaaatgaatcaagaatagggaatgtcacaaacaagtatttaattttaatttgatttaaacttttgattcaaaacaaggaattaattcctacctcggaattttcagatggtactccatctttcatcagcgagtgagtgactgtatcactcgctgatgaaagatggagtaccatctgaaaattccgaggtaggaattaattccttgtgtttggatcaaaagttttaatcaaaatcatgatttataccaacacagatgaactttcatgaaagtatttaatttgttattcgatcatgtttattcagtccatgacatgaacggcagcagcaagcatttgcgcatggaatagatcccagcgcgaaattcaaactcaattacccaattatacccagctagttatgactgattttgtcaaaatttacggaaaatttacgtgttgacaataattctattatttctaatatatatagaaggaaccagcaacttgaagattcctctaatttcaagctttattgtgaaaatcagacttgccgggcagcttgcaaagtacaggaagcaagtcttgtttacatgtttccgagcaggatcacgtgactgcgaaccctgaacTTACGTCAcaagcattcccaaggtcatagacgattgatttgggtgctttttgggcgccttaaaaaagaccaaaaattcattcgtttttttaatttttcagctttattggccatcaaaaaaatcggaaaaaatagtttttagtatcctgacatcataagctttccattgatgtataactttattttcaatgaggttcacctttaagtataaatcatcagatttataaagtttacttcgagtactgttaaatatcaaaaatatcaatttttaatgatttgccataaaatgtgtattacattgcgaatttcaaaaatcaaaattatttgatatcagaaggacattcttcgtattcagaatgcaattcgatatgtctgatgtgctctaatgtcccacaataaatactgtccaaacgttcataccccttcccttaaggaccTCCCTGACCAAGTTTCACATTGCCATCAAAAATATTCCCTGAATAAGAATACCTTAATATCAAACTTTGTACCCAAAGAAGTTTTATACTAAAAAAAGATGCATAATTTTTGGACTCCCATTACAAACAGGCCTATTTATGAAAATTACCACAAGTTAGCTTTTGTATTTTTCCAGCCCTATAAATATCATTAATTATCCTGGTGCAATATCAGGAAAAAGTTGCCCCACAGATGTCAAGTTCTAATAGACCTTTTTAGGGAGGAATTTTTTATGAAAAACACTAATCATGTGCAACCATCAATCATTCAGCCAATCAATTTCTGGCTATTTGAATGTATTTTGACCACGTAGTGGATGCCACATTCAATATGCTGCATCCGTGGTGTAGCCAGGTTTCATAAGAGCAACAtggtatatcgctcattctacaaaatccggtgccaatccactataaaaattgaaaaaataaaagttgttcaaaaagacctgctttttgtgtttttaagagtaaatgtatcactactttcagatgtaaaaaattgccaacaccacttgcatatttttctttcaggaagtcatgatgtttttaacactaaaactcaatgtaatgtgagctatgttactgactacaaaatgggctggttttactcaatccaaggtcataaaaagcaaactaaagatcacttgagtgaaatgtaaaacagatttcaccatttcatagaagttttgaagatgcgtaaatgagtgtgtaacgtagctcacagtaacgtagttcactggtttttaatgtgatttgcgaacgttagaacgttatgtcggttaattctaatataaatggggttcgaccactggtagctttcacatgttattaggaagtgcatactatagaatcctggtaacgtagctcaccaatcttaacatggtcggttgaaatttcaatgtttacaacatttctatgccaaaaatgctacagcatcacgatttttactgtgattttaaaaaacctatgagtgtttcctttcaaaaaccgcaaattacattgatacctctgttttacttctttccaataacgtgtgttaaaaaggggtaacgtagctcacagcgttttggtggaaagtgcaatttattttagaattacacaaagacgttttaatcactaaaaataatgttgataaacaatatgatggtgcgttatctaattaaaaaacaacaaatatgtaaagatatcgcatttattcaaagaaaatattaagggtcagatttgacacttgagcagtggaaacgcatttttagcgattttggagcctttgcaagggttaatcaggctgaagaaagcatttaaagtatggaaaactatatatgtccgtgtagatctcgttgagttctaccagaaaaacaacatatttgatgccctaaatgctcgacaaagtgtttgtggaccaaagaatggaaaaaaggctattggcaccggattttgtagaatgagcgatatgatTGGTGTGAACAATGGTACCATGGCACATGCTCATCACCAGTGTGTGTGATTGGTTGTGAGATTTTTACTCCATCTGAACTAATTATTAGTAATttcaaatgatttcaaatcatctATTAGGGAGTGAAACTTACACCTTTCCTCTAAGCTCCTTGTAGCTTTCCATCCTAGTTCCTTCCATGCTAATGTGGGATCACTGTAAAATGTACCAATATCTCCAGGTCTTCGCTTTTCAATAACATAAGGTACCTGCAAAGGAATAAATAAAGTCAGTTCAGTGTAAATCTTACAGGCATGAGATTTTCCTGTGTTTCCGCGGTTTCCCGCTTCTTGGGCTTTCACATTATTTGGCAACTCCGCCCGTGATCAGCATGCAATACTAGCAACTGTCTACATGGCACGCAGATTCACTTGAAGAAAAAATAGCTAATAAAAGTTCCttgtcaagaccaaaggaaaaacttacgtttttttgctgacagtttcgccagaaaccttatGAGAGTTGCTGGCCCCCTATTGTCCTAGGTaacttttcactcttttacatttaattGGGCCAGCAATTAACTCTCATAAAATATTCAAAGGGATCCATTGTTGGTCCAGTATGGGAGTGTTTTGGACTAAACTGCCCCACTACAACAAAATGGGCACAACCAACATTGATCAATGGACACAGACCGCAATGTGCTATAGTTTGCACTGATATCAATTTAAAGCAGTTGATTTTAGGGTGTCCCAGGCCAGATGTTGTGTAGTTAGATAACAactttaaataaaaacaatatctaaccTTTTTTGCGGAAGCTTTTTCTAGAGCTGCAATCATTTCCAGTACGGAGTAACCCCGCCCTTCTCCAAGATTGTATATTCTCAATCCACAGCTGTTATTATTGTCTTCTATTTTGGCTAAAGCTGCTGCAATACCTTGTGCTAAATCAACTACATGAGGATAATCACGAACACCTGTATCAAGATGAAGATATACATTGGGTGTTCCATTCGAAATCtgcatacccctgtggaagatttaagaaacatcttccacagagggagtaagtttttcaaatggaactgcaaGGGATAGTtgttttgaaacccatattcctCTGTGTATGGttctacctatatcttccacaacgaGAGAGAATAtctcaaatggaagttaccaaattgtctattgtatttgttgaaacccatactccctctgtggaagacttttgctAAATCTTCAGTGGGGGAGCATGTCTATGGAACGTTTTAAaggaaattattcaaaattgtacattgCAATTCTGCTACATGTATACTGCTGCTACCAAATTGTGGAGATAGTGACACTGCATTGATAATCTGGGTATCATGCTTTACACTGGTATGAGAACAAGGAGTTTGATTCATTACTTTAAATGATAACAAATATATAGAATCACTGTATATCAAACAATTAGACAAATGGCTTTCTTTATGACATCTTCATTCACTTCTTAGTACTCATTTACTTTGTATacgtgctattccatttgaaatctatacaccccctatggaagacatgaccttaatctctcacaaagGGAGTatcgatttcaaatggactcacatCACCTGTCACCTGTCGGTCGGTATTTCCATGGCTCATGCGGTATATTTATGTATCACACTAAAAGCCATCCAATATAATATGCTGAAACTACAGTTTGGGCAGCATTTGCCATGAGATTATTAAGTTTCCTGCCAGACTGTCTCTAATCCTGATATCAATAGGCTCTCCACCTAAGCCATACAtcctaccccaccccaccccaaactCAATACAGACATACCAGTTCCATCAGGTGTGTCATAGTCATTACCAAACACTCCGGTATGAGATTCTTTGGTGTGCCAGGCAGCGtttgaaatagggccggtcagccggccattggcctgtaactttttggcctggctggTAAATTTTCTGCTTGGCATAtatagttgccggcccggctggctggtaactttttaaggtcaagcccggctggcctgtaacttttttaggcatatttcgaacactggtgccAGGTAGATATTCCACTAGTAACCCTGATGGATGGACCATCCCACCCAAACCCACCCCACTGTACCCGAAAGTCTTACAGACATACCAGTTCCATCGGGTGTGTCGTAGTCATTACCAAACACTTTTAAATGTGGTATATTCCCTAGTGCAGCCTGGACAGCATTTGCCATGAGATTCTTGGGTGTACCAGATGGGTATTCCCCTAGTAACCCTGATGGATGGGCACCAACAGGATTGAAGTAACGCAGCAAAATCATATTCCAGCTCTGAAATATAACAAAGAGTCAAACTTGTATGTAGTATACTCATACTATTAAATGTTTTTCTAACAGAAAGAGGTAAGTTTTCTTTCGCTTTTTCCCAATTTGGAGTTTGTTGGGTAAGTTAACCGAACCTTTCTCTTGGTCTGGTCTTGGGTAGTCGCGATCCTTCGGGGGCGAGCGACGAAGCTGCTGAGCTTCGCCGCGGCAGCAAGCGGTGAAATATTATACGTGGCGCTCCCACCACGGTGgtccaggcagagccttgttgaaaggctaggTCTTGAGTGTGGTAAGTAGGCTTAAGGATAGGCCTTTATCCTGTAATCAGCACAACACCAAGTCCTGAGCTACTGCGGCAAGGCGTCATCTTGCGATATGAATGTTGTTTTGTGTgtacttaaggcagctgtgtactctagacattttTTCTTTcgtaaaattgagtttttttgatatgtttgtactttgttatgttttttataaatacaaggaaggaaaatccagatttgtaaactccaactgcaatattttaaggattttatttcactattccactcgtgtttgaaattgaaaaggaaagaaaatctttgttgtaccagcagggtacatgcGCGCAAGAACGCATcacgttgcgtatcgcgcaatttgttaacgcacaaatacgctacaccatggaagcacaaaaacctagtggtcaaatggctccgttttagctgataaaatgtgggtttttcaagttctatccccgatttaaatatcaagttatgaatggatttcgctcaaacttctcaaggggccgtggatttacccgatgtttatgtaatgtaaggtagaaaaataaaaactgccgcattctcctgcgagattcgatgaaagtgcaaaatgtgacgactttaaacttcaacggccattatttcaatgttcattttctcagtaaaatgacgatttaggtacacgataactcaataaatacagcatctataagtaagcaaatatgatcatcgtaaaaagcatgatcgactcaagaaacagttttctcattttttatattttggtctatttccgattttaggcatcattttgtgcaaataggcgtttgtgaattttaaaagttcaatttgatgccttatatggtcaatatctcaaaaaataaggccaatatcaaaaaaatttaaaaaaaaacatttttggaatggagcctcaagattgagctaaaaataaaatattttggaaagagtgtttttttttgttatgatgtacctaacaaatattgccaaaaactcactttttgtgattttctttataattgttgtttttaccccaaatctgtatttatattaagatttattgatgtcttgccttcataaaaatgtatacttttatatgtcttgcgcgaataattacaaagttattgcacttttgctacatgcatgtctgagagtacacagcctccttaatatgtttagggaaacagtggcagcgcgtatgaaaatattttatttgcatttaaGTGAAGCGCATTTAGCaaataaaggcctattcagtgatttgcccaTCAAAAATTCAGTTCTTTGCATGCTCCTTTGTTTAGTAGCAAATATGTTAGTAGCAAAGTCTCGGCATCACCCGATATTtaggtaagcccatttgaaattcacactccttgtgtaagagattatggatttcaactggaatagctgatcTTACCTTATCCTGACTACACACATCTTTGAGCATCGTTTCTGTGAAATATTTACTTTTCCCATATGGACTGGTTATGTCTATTCCAGTGGGTAGAGTCTCAACAAATGGAACAGCATTGGAATGCCCATATACTGTGGCAGAACTTGAAAATATC encodes the following:
- the LOC140158875 gene encoding UDP-glucose 4-epimerase-like, coding for MASKDSRCVLVTGGAGYIGSHCAVEILQAGHDVIIIDNCCNAVTGTGGIPESIHRVCQITGKQVKYHQVDIVDIEALRDVFSKYSIDVVIHLAALKAVGESVKRPLDYYKVNFIGTCNIVQVMKEHNMKNLIFSSSATVYGHSNAVPFVETLPTGIDITSPYGKSKYFTETMLKDVCSQDKSWNMILLRYFNPVGAHPSGLLGEYPSGTPKNLMANAVQAALGNIPHLKVFGNDYDTPDGTGVRDYPHVVDLAQGIAAALAKIEDNNNSCGLRIYNLGEGRGYSVLEMIAALEKASAKKVPYVIEKRRPGDIGTFYSDPTLAWKELGWKATRSLEERCKDLWHFHTMNPHGYLKN